The genome window TTGAGCAGGTTGGTCAGCACGAGCGCGTAGGTGAAGAACACGGCGTTGTAGAGGAACGCCTGCCCGACGAAGAGCGAGAGCCCCAGGATCGACCGTTTCGGGTACACCCGGACGCCGACCCGGATGATCTCGCCGAACCCCGTCGAGCGACGCTGATGGATCTCGATGGCCTTGTCGTCGGGGACGGACTCCAGCTGCGAGCCGGCCTCCTCCTCGATGCCCCGCTCGATCTCGGCGACCTCCTCCTCGGCCGCTCGGTCGCGGCCGTGGATGAACATCCACCGCGGCGACTCCGGCACGTTCCTGCGGACCAGCAGGATGACCAGGCCGAGCACCGCGCCCAGGCCGAAGGCGATGCGCCAGCCGACGTTCGCCGGGAAGATGGCCGTGTTGAGCAGGAACACCGTCAGCACAGCGCCGAACGCGGTGCCGAGCCAGTACGAGCCGTTGATGGCGAGGTCCACGACCCCGCGACGGCGCGCGGGGATGAGCTCGTCGATCGCGGAGTTGATCGCCGCGTACTCGCCGCCGATGCCCGCGCCGGTGAAGAACCGGAACACGAAGAACATCCACGGCGCGACCGAGAAGGCCGTGAGCACGGTCGCGAGCAGATACAGCCCGAGCGTGACGATGAAGAGCTTCTTCCGGCCGAACCGGTCGGTCAGGTAGCCGAACACCAGGGAGCCGGTGCAGGCGCCCGCGACGTAGATCGCGGCCGCGAGCCCGACCTGCGCGGTCGTGAGCCCGAGGCCGGACGACGGCTCGGTGAGGCGGCTGGCGATCGCGCCGACGATGGTGACCTCGAGGCCGTCGAGGATCCAGACCGTCCCGAGGCCGACGACGACGAGCCAGTGGAAGTGGGACCAGGGCAGGCGGTCCAGCCGCGCGGGGATGGTGGTGCGGATGGTGCGGAGCCCGGTGCCGCGCTGCCCGGTGGCTCGCTGTCCTGTGGTTCGCTGCCCTGTGGCTCCCTGTCCTGGGGGCAGCTGGGAATCCGATGTGTGCTCGCTCATCTTCAGGACAGTACGAGCCTCCGCATCTCCCGACAGGCCCTTGACAACCGAGTATTTGCGAGAAAGCAAGCGACACGCCTAGCGAGTCGTATCACGGCTGTCAACCCCTTGTTGGGGTAGTGAGCAATCTGACACCGTTGACTTCCGAATCGAGGCAGAAAACACCTGCGCACGACGGAATGGGATGACACGATGACGACGCTCGAAGTGACCAATGATCC of Leifsonia shinshuensis contains these proteins:
- a CDS encoding MFS transporter, with product MDRLPWSHFHWLVVVGLGTVWILDGLEVTIVGAIASRLTEPSSGLGLTTAQVGLAAAIYVAGACTGSLVFGYLTDRFGRKKLFIVTLGLYLLATVLTAFSVAPWMFFVFRFFTGAGIGGEYAAINSAIDELIPARRRGVVDLAINGSYWLGTAFGAVLTVFLLNTAIFPANVGWRIAFGLGAVLGLVILLVRRNVPESPRWMFIHGRDRAAEEEVAEIERGIEEEAGSQLESVPDDKAIEIHQRRSTGFGEIIRVGVRVYPKRSILGLSLFVGQAFLYNAVFFTYALVLTNLLKVPADVAPWSLIPIAIGNFLGPLLLGRLFDSIGRRFMITLSYVGSGVLLIGTALLFSAGALDAVWLTACWMVVFFFASAGASAAYLTVSEIFPMETRAMAIAFFYAVGTAAGGIVGPILFGQLIGGGVQAVAFGYYLGAGLMIAAGLVELFLGVDAERKSLEDVAAPLSAQTPAQSGAKR